One region of Ktedonobacterales bacterium genomic DNA includes:
- a CDS encoding methyltransferase domain-containing protein, which yields MIHSYLGSQNPEEIARLEAQQPGVDDALRRALARCALPPRPRVLEPGCGTGVLTCHLAEALPDAQITAIDLDERLLAAARKRCPQGRIRFERQDAASLPYPTRSFDLAICRYVLMHQDTPLAVVGEMHRVVALGGYAIAFEPDWGARAVYPPNDGEARLLELAAAARRYGWPDVLIGRKLFALFRQAGFLPVHLLASATCQTADDTQAASAAGGMANNLAQLMQPSRSFFLQHNLISPEDFDDALRQMEELPRQRDYLLASMEFTAIGVKSAPPLTET from the coding sequence ATGATACATTCCTATCTTGGCAGCCAGAATCCAGAAGAGATCGCCCGCCTGGAGGCGCAGCAGCCAGGCGTGGACGACGCGCTGCGCCGGGCGCTGGCGCGCTGCGCCCTGCCGCCCAGGCCGCGCGTGCTGGAGCCAGGCTGCGGCACAGGCGTCCTCACCTGCCATCTGGCAGAGGCGCTGCCGGACGCGCAGATCACGGCGATTGATCTGGACGAGCGCCTGCTGGCAGCAGCGCGAAAACGCTGCCCGCAAGGGCGCATCCGCTTCGAGCGCCAGGACGCCGCCTCGCTCCCCTATCCTACGCGCTCCTTCGACCTTGCCATCTGCCGCTATGTGCTGATGCACCAGGACACCCCGCTGGCGGTGGTCGGCGAGATGCACCGCGTCGTCGCTCTCGGCGGCTATGCCATTGCTTTTGAGCCAGACTGGGGGGCGCGCGCGGTCTATCCGCCCAACGACGGCGAGGCACGGCTGCTGGAGCTTGCCGCAGCAGCCCGGCGCTATGGCTGGCCCGACGTGTTGATCGGGCGCAAGCTCTTTGCGCTCTTTCGCCAGGCGGGCTTTTTGCCCGTCCACCTGCTGGCCTCTGCCACCTGCCAGACGGCAGACGACACCCAGGCGGCGAGCGCGGCTGGCGGTATGGCAAATAATCTGGCGCAGCTTATGCAGCCGAGCCGTAGCTTCTTCCTCCAGCACAACCTGATCTCGCCAGAAGACTTCGACGACGCGCTGCGCCAGATGGAGGAACTGCCGCGCCAGCGCGACTATCTGCTCGCCAGCATGGAGTTCACCGCCATTGGCGTAAAGAGCGCGCCGCCGCTGACCGAAACATAA
- a CDS encoding DIP1984 family protein, with the protein MKLSEALILRGDIQKRLAELQDRLKRSAWVQEGEKPHEDPAKLRAEVTALVKQLQTLIFQINQANVTTRLESGMTLTEALAFRDAITLHQNILRSVADAASERVDRYGRAEIRRIPTINVAQLRDEIDALAKQRREIDTVIQAANWATDLPE; encoded by the coding sequence ATGAAATTGTCAGAAGCGCTCATTCTGCGAGGAGACATCCAAAAACGGTTGGCAGAACTTCAGGATCGCCTGAAGCGCAGCGCCTGGGTCCAGGAAGGCGAAAAACCCCATGAAGACCCGGCAAAGCTTCGCGCCGAAGTGACAGCACTGGTCAAGCAATTGCAAACGCTGATCTTCCAAATCAATCAAGCAAATGTCACTACTCGTCTTGAGTCGGGCATGACATTAACCGAAGCACTGGCGTTCCGCGATGCCATCACCCTGCATCAAAATATCCTCCGGTCCGTCGCTGACGCCGCTTCCGAACGTGTTGATCGCTATGGTCGGGCGGAAATTCGCCGCATCCCAACCATCAATGTCGCCCAACTGCGGGATGAGATTGACGCGCTCGCCAAGCAACGGCGGGAAATTGATACGGTGATTCAAGCCGCCAATTGGGCAACGGACCTCCCGGAATAG
- a CDS encoding acyl-CoA dehydrogenase family protein, whose amino-acid sequence MFTLNDEQREIQDLARRFAQHELAPHAEEWAESAHFPAALFPKMADLGLAGMLVPEDVGGANLGRLMAAVVFEQLASADLTTAVWLSVHNMVTSLIYRYGDAEQHQRWVAPMAAGRLLGAFSLSEAGAGSDAAALTASARREGDSYILNGAKMWVTSAGVADVYAVMVKTDPSAGARGITCLIVEKDTPGFSIGKLEHKMGMHASPTGELLFENCRVSVANRLGQEGQGFKIALSSLDGGRINIGASATGLAGAALEVASRYAQERQQFGRAIGSFQGVQFMLADMAMKVEASRLMVYQAGARADAGDPALTYYAALAKCFATDAAMQVATDAVQILGGAGYVHDWPVERYMRDAKVTQIFEGTNQIQRVVIARQLLGKIATEGMR is encoded by the coding sequence ATGTTCACGCTCAATGACGAGCAGCGCGAGATTCAAGATCTGGCGCGACGGTTCGCGCAGCATGAACTGGCCCCCCATGCCGAGGAGTGGGCCGAAAGCGCCCATTTTCCCGCCGCGCTCTTCCCGAAGATGGCCGATCTGGGTCTGGCTGGCATGCTCGTGCCGGAGGATGTCGGCGGCGCGAACCTGGGCCGCCTGATGGCTGCTGTGGTCTTCGAGCAACTGGCGAGCGCCGACCTGACAACGGCGGTCTGGCTCTCTGTCCACAACATGGTCACAAGCCTGATCTATCGCTACGGCGATGCGGAGCAGCATCAGCGGTGGGTCGCGCCGATGGCGGCGGGCAGGCTGCTGGGGGCTTTCTCGCTCAGCGAGGCGGGCGCTGGCTCCGACGCCGCCGCGCTCACCGCCAGCGCCCGGCGCGAGGGCGACAGCTACATCCTCAACGGCGCTAAAATGTGGGTCACAAGCGCGGGCGTGGCCGATGTCTACGCCGTGATGGTCAAGACCGATCCATCGGCAGGCGCGCGCGGCATCACCTGCCTCATCGTGGAGAAAGACACGCCCGGCTTCAGCATTGGCAAGCTGGAACATAAGATGGGGATGCACGCCTCGCCCACCGGCGAATTACTTTTTGAGAACTGCCGCGTATCCGTCGCCAATCGGCTGGGCCAGGAGGGCCAGGGCTTCAAGATCGCCCTCTCGTCGCTCGATGGCGGGCGCATTAACATCGGCGCATCGGCTACCGGCCTGGCAGGCGCGGCGCTGGAAGTCGCCTCGCGCTACGCCCAGGAGCGTCAGCAGTTTGGCCGGGCAATTGGCTCGTTTCAAGGGGTCCAGTTCATGCTCGCCGATATGGCGATGAAAGTCGAGGCGTCACGGCTGATGGTCTATCAGGCGGGGGCCAGAGCCGACGCGGGCGATCCCGCGCTAACCTATTACGCCGCGCTGGCAAAATGCTTTGCCACCGACGCCGCCATGCAGGTGGCAACCGACGCTGTGCAGATATTGGGCGGCGCGGGCTATGTTCACGACTGGCCGGTAGAACGCTATATGCGCGACGCCAAAGTCACGCAAATCTTCGAGGGAACTAATCAGATTCAGCGCGTGGTGATCGCCCGGCAACTGCTGGGCAAGATCGCTACTGAGGGCATGCGATAA
- a CDS encoding DnaJ family domain-containing protein, translated as MSSNSTPPDARDNHTPDENPPQKRKLPGQRWADVIEEHIRAAQERGDFDNLPGAGKPLDLDENPYAGERALAFHLLKQNNLLPQELDLGREVDADLARAEQLLAALRRERDWLLNRPAFSRARAQAAYRRKREDYAARYEEALRQIRSKILSLNIIAPSSLHRPVIDVEARLRAFQQEFPPV; from the coding sequence ATGAGCAGTAATAGTACACCTCCCGACGCCAGGGATAACCATACCCCCGATGAAAACCCGCCGCAGAAACGGAAGCTGCCCGGCCAACGCTGGGCAGACGTGATCGAAGAACACATCCGCGCCGCCCAGGAGCGTGGCGATTTCGATAATCTTCCCGGCGCAGGCAAACCCCTCGACCTGGATGAGAACCCCTATGCCGGTGAGCGCGCGCTGGCCTTTCATCTGCTCAAGCAAAACAACCTCTTGCCACAGGAGCTTGACCTGGGCCGAGAGGTAGATGCCGACCTGGCGCGAGCCGAGCAATTGCTGGCCGCGCTGCGCCGTGAGCGCGACTGGCTGCTGAATCGGCCTGCGTTCTCCAGGGCCAGGGCGCAGGCGGCCTACAGACGGAAGCGCGAAGACTACGCGGCGCGCTACGAAGAGGCGCTGCGCCAGATTCGCAGCAAAATCCTCTCGCTCAACATCATCGCGCCCTCCTCGCTGCACCGGCCTGTAATTGATGTAGAAGCCAGGTTGCGCGCCTTTCAGCAGGAGTTTCCGCCCGTCTAG
- a CDS encoding glycosyltransferase family 9 protein gives MNRIIVFRPGALGDTLLAFPALAALRRAFPGARLHAIGSAPALALARDAGLADEVGAFDDLCWAELFAEDGIRSAEARQILDGAQLAVLWLRNSVGLAARNLRALGISSLVSAPGRPPEGARVHAAEYLLETLMPIIGAAAQARSDEPPLTLAQEARAWAEGEWARRGLAGAPTLVIHPGSGGRDKCWPSDRFAALAGRFIAAGWRALVIEGPADAAPASAALAALPAGRAQRVGGLALPQLAALLARAALYVGNDSGVSHLSALLGAPTLALFGPTDPAIWSPRGPRARVVWAGAAASAGVTLPPMSALTVDRVYDAAQTLLRSCH, from the coding sequence ATGAACAGGATCATTGTCTTTCGGCCAGGCGCGTTGGGCGATACGCTGCTGGCGTTTCCGGCGCTGGCGGCATTGCGCCGCGCGTTTCCAGGGGCCAGGCTGCATGCAATTGGCTCCGCGCCCGCGCTGGCATTGGCGCGTGACGCCGGGCTGGCCGATGAGGTTGGAGCGTTTGATGATCTCTGCTGGGCGGAACTCTTTGCAGAGGACGGTATTCGCTCGGCAGAGGCGCGCCAGATACTCGATGGGGCGCAACTGGCGGTGCTGTGGCTGCGCAACAGCGTTGGCCTGGCGGCGCGCAACCTGCGGGCATTGGGCATTTCTTCGCTGGTGAGCGCGCCGGGCCGCCCGCCGGAAGGAGCGCGCGTCCACGCGGCTGAGTATCTGCTGGAAACGCTTATGCCCATCATCGGCGCTGCGGCGCAGGCCCGTTCTGACGAGCCGCCGCTCACGCTGGCGCAAGAAGCGCGAGCCTGGGCAGAGGGGGAATGGGCGCGGCGCGGTCTGGCGGGCGCGCCCACGCTGGTGATACATCCTGGGAGCGGCGGGCGCGACAAATGCTGGCCGTCGGACCGTTTCGCGGCGCTGGCCGGGCGTTTTATCGCGGCTGGCTGGCGGGCGCTGGTCATCGAAGGGCCAGCCGATGCGGCGCCTGCGTCGGCGGCCCTGGCGGCGCTCCCCGCTGGCCGGGCGCAGCGCGTGGGCGGGTTGGCGCTGCCCCAGCTTGCGGCCTTGCTGGCCCGCGCTGCGCTCTATGTGGGCAACGATTCCGGCGTCAGCCATCTGAGCGCGCTGCTGGGCGCGCCCACGCTGGCCCTCTTTGGCCCCACCGATCCGGCCATCTGGTCGCCGCGAGGGCCGCGTGCGCGTGTAGTCTGGGCGGGCGCTGCTGCGTCTGCTGGCGTGACCCTGCCTCCAATGAGTGCGCTCACTGTGGATAGAGTCTATGACGCTGCGCAGACCCTGCTGCGCTCATGCCACTGA